The following DNA comes from bacterium.
TATCTTTATATCGTTGTCGATACAATTAAGCGGGCCATATGACAGAAATGTTACAGCTCGGAAGCGATTGAACTGGGCCGATTCTATTCCAACCCAAGGCTTTGCCACATCGCATCCACCCGGCTCACCACATCCTCGCTCATGGCCAGCTTGGCGCCCCACTCGCGTTTGGTCTCGGGGTAGAGCTTATTGGTAGCATCCAGCCCCAGTTTGGAGCCGAGGCTCGGCTCGGGTGAGGCGAAATCCAGGTAATCGATCGGCGTATGCTCCATCACCATCATGTCCCGCGCCGGGTCCACGCGGGTGGAGATCGCCCACATCACGTCCTTCCAGTCGCGTACATTGATGTCGTCATCCACCACGATGACGAATTTCGTATACATGAACTGCCGCAAAAACCCCCACACGCCCATCATCACCCGCCGCGCATGGCCGGGATAGGCCTTCTTCATGCTCACCACCGCAATCCGGTAGCTGCATCCTTCCGGCGGCAGCCAGAAATCCACAATCTCCGGAAACTGCTGGGTAATGAGCGGCACGAACAATTCATTTAGCGCCTCACCCAGCACGCTCGGTTCATCCGGCGGGCGGCCCGTGAAGGTCGTCAGGTAAATCGGCTTTTCGCGCATGGTAATCGCCGTCACCGTGAAGGTCGGGAATAGCTCCACCTGGTTGTAATAGCCGGTATGGTCGCCATAAGGCCCTTCCTCGCGGTAATCGTCCAGGCTCACATAGCCTTCCAGGATGATCTCCGCCGTTGCGGGCACTTCCAGTGGCACCGTTTTACAAGGCACCAGCTCTACCTTTTTGCCGCGCAAAAGCCCGGCAAACTGATATTCGCTCAGCGTATCCGGCACCGGCGTAACAGCCGCCAGAATCGTCCCGGGGTCTGCTCCCAGCACCACGGCGGCGGGGAAGGGCTCGCGCTTCTGCTCACCCCAGCGCGCATGGTGCTGCGCCCCGCCGCGATGCTTCAGCCAGCGCATCAGCGTGGTTTTCTTATCCACCAGCTGCATGCGGTAAATGCCGAGGTTATAGCCATCCGTGCTGCCCTTGCCCGGCCCCTTGGTCACCACCAGCGGCCAGGTGATGAGCGGCGCGGGCTCACCCGGCCAGCAGCCTTGGATGGGCAGTTTGTTGAGGTCGATATCATCGCCCGTCAGCACCACTTCCTGACAGGCGGCCTTCTTCACCACTTTAGGCTTCATCGCCAGAATGCTCTTGGCCAGCGGCAGCATCTCCATGGCTTCGCGCCATCCGCCGGGCGGTTCCGGCTGGCGAAGAAAGGCGAGCGTTTCTCCTAAAGCGCGCAACTCATGCGGCTCGCGCCCCATGCCCATCGCCACCCGCCGCACGGTGCCGAACAGATTCGTCAGCACCGGCATGGAAGCGGGCTGGCCGAAATGGGTGGCATGCTCAAACAGCACGGCAGGCCCGCCGCTTTCCAGCAACCGCTTATGGATTTCCGTCATTTCAAGCTGGGTATCCACCGGCGTGGAAACACGCTTCAGCTCACCTTCTTTTTCAAGAAGCTCCATGAAATCGCGCAGGGATTCGTAGGCATGGCTTTTACTCATGCCATCCTTAAAGCCTAAGCCGCCGCCGCTGGCAAGGCTCGCGTTTCTTCTTCCGTTTTTGGCAGCAGCGCCAGCTGAACATCCGCCGCCACAGGCTTCACTTTCTGATAAGCCGCCAGCAGCAGTTTATCGGGGCTCTCCGGCTGGGCGGGTTTCCTGCCCGTCTCCTGGCCGCGAAACACATAGCCCTTATCGGTCATATGGCCGTTCTCGCGTACGAACAGGCGTATGTCCGCATTACCGGGGTTTGGCTCCTTGGCAAACCAGTCGTCATCCTTGTCGCGATCAAGCGCCATGGCCAGCGCGCGGGCCGTCACCCCATGCGTGACGATAACAAAATCCATCTG
Coding sequences within:
- a CDS encoding UbiD family decarboxylase → MSKSHAYESLRDFMELLEKEGELKRVSTPVDTQLEMTEIHKRLLESGGPAVLFEHATHFGQPASMPVLTNLFGTVRRVAMGMGREPHELRALGETLAFLRQPEPPGGWREAMEMLPLAKSILAMKPKVVKKAACQEVVLTGDDIDLNKLPIQGCWPGEPAPLITWPLVVTKGPGKGSTDGYNLGIYRMQLVDKKTTLMRWLKHRGGAQHHARWGEQKREPFPAAVVLGADPGTILAAVTPVPDTLSEYQFAGLLRGKKVELVPCKTVPLEVPATAEIILEGYVSLDDYREEGPYGDHTGYYNQVELFPTFTVTAITMREKPIYLTTFTGRPPDEPSVLGEALNELFVPLITQQFPEIVDFWLPPEGCSYRIAVVSMKKAYPGHARRVMMGVWGFLRQFMYTKFVIVVDDDINVRDWKDVMWAISTRVDPARDMMVMEHTPIDYLDFASPEPSLGSKLGLDATNKLYPETKREWGAKLAMSEDVVSRVDAMWQSLGLE